Within Candidatus Delongbacteria bacterium, the genomic segment TTATAAATAATAGCTCACAGTCATCGTCGACGAAGTATGAAGAAAATCTTATTTTATGAACAATAAAAAACAAATGAAAGTTCAAAGACGCAGGCTCTTCAATTTAGCAGAATTCATGATTTAATACTGCTTATATAAGCATCTCAAGAATTTTAAACTTGACTATATTATTATTTTGTGTTAATTGAAACAAATTTATTTTGGAGGTTTTGGATGAAGGTTCTGTTCTTACTCATAGCTATGATAACACTTTTTGGAAATGATATCAAAGATGCTATCAAAAATAATGATCATAAAAGTCTAAATGAGTTAATGCTTGTTAATGATCAAAGATTTACTGAGAGAAGTGATTCTTTAGATTATTTAATGTACGCCGTTTATTACGGTGACAGTTCGTCTGTGGATTTAATTTTAAAAGCAGGTGCAGATCAAAATATTCAGTTGAGTGGAAAAACACCGTTAATGCAAGCAGTAAAATATAAAAAAGACAAAGCTTTGGAAGCTTTACTGAAGTTTAATCCTAATTTATTACTTGAAGACAAGGACAAGCTAACATCTTTAGACTATTCTGTTAAATACAGAAATCCAAAAGCTGTGAAACTTCTCTATACTATTGCTGACAGAACTGAAGAAATACCGTCAATACTTGATAAAATTTCATACAAACTTAATGGTACAGATGGTCCTTATCTATTCTACGAAAACGATACCATAAAAAAAATTACTGTTAATTCAGAGAACCAAATAAATAGTGAGCTTTTTGATTCGGAGTATATTGAAATTAAAAGACCAGATTGTGATAAGTTTTTCAAAGTAAATATTCAAAATAAAATTTTGATACCCGAAACCGAATATGAAAACATTCCTAGATTCATTGCAACTTCAGATATTGAAGGTAATTTCGATGCTTTTACAAGAATTTTAATAAGTTCAGGAGTAACTGATGAGGATCTGAATTGGATTTATGGTGATGGCCATTTTGTTTTTATTGGTGACATGGTCGATAGAGGAGAATATGTTACTGAATGTTTATGGCTTTTGTACAAATTAGATTATGAAGCAAGATCTGCTGGTGGACAAGTTCATTATATAATTGGAAATCATGAGCTTCTGAATATCGAAGATGATAATAGATATGTCGTAGATAAGTATATTGCTCTTGCTGAACAATTAAAAATTACAAATTCATATCTTTTTTCAGAAAATACAGTCATTGGTAGATGGATTAGATCAAAAAATATTGTGGAAAAAATCAACGATACAATTCTTGTTCATGCAGGTCTTAGCAACGAGATAAAACTTCTTGATTTGAGTATGCTCAAATTGAATAATCTTTTCAGAGATTATCTTTCTGGGAAAAAATCCGAAATTACAGAACAAATAGTAGGTAGTTTCGGTCCGTTATGGTATAGGGGGCTAGTTTACGATCAATCCAAATATCAAAAAATTGATGACACTAAACTTTCAGAGGTTCTTTCATATTTTAACGCTAATTATATAATGATCGGGCATACTGTTGTAGAAAAGATTTCAACCGATTTCAACAATAAAGTTATTAGAATTGATCTTCATCATCCAGAAACGGTTGAAGAAAAAGTTCATTACCTTAAATTTAACGATAATAAATTCTATAATTGCTCTGAGTTAAATGAAGAGGAGTTGCTATTCTAATGAAACAGTAATTGTTTGCTAAGTTTTAAAATAAATAATTATTCTATAATTCTTAGTCTTTAGTTAAAAAGCAAATGGTTTGATGTCATAAAAAAAACAGAAAGAGAAAAATCAGCTAAATATTATTTTTGGTAGATGTGTCATTTTACAACTATTTCAAGCAAAAGTTTTTGCCTATGAAAAATTCTTATTGTTATTTTTTTAACGTATTGCAAAAATAATATATTTTCTTTAATTTTAAGCGTTATAGATTACAGCTTTCTGTTAGGAAATATTATGAGCAAACATGAAGAAGAGTTAAATAAAAGTATAGAATATATAAAAACTAATAAAGATATAAACCCAGATTATTGTATATCCATTATTGATGATTCTATAGAAACCTGTAAAATTATAAATAATAAGGAAAAGCTTTCCAGTTTTTACGGTTACCGTGCTTACATTCTTGGAAATAAGCAGGATTATAAAAATGCAATTTTAAACTTGAAGAATAGTATCAATATTCTAAAACAAATCGAAATTGAAAATAAAAAAATAAGGATAGCTAATTTATTCAATAATCTTGGTATTCTTTACACCAAACTTTACATGATTGATGAATCTATAAAATCATATGAAATAGCTAGGAAATACTATATAGAAGCAGATAATGGAATTGGGATAGTTTCTGTTTTGACTAATCTTGGTGTTTTGTACGAGCAAATGAATTATCTTGAAAAGGGCTATGAGATGTTTAAGCAAGCTCTTTTTATGTCTTTTGATAAAGGTTTAGAAGTAAATGGAACTCTATATGCTAATCTAGCTAATAGTTTAGTCTATATTGATAATTCTGAAATGGATTTAGCCGATGAATATTTTCAAAAGGCTTTAGAAGTTTTCAATAGTTCTGATGACGCTAAGCATATTTATGACAAGATAACAGCATTACAAAATTACTCTATCTTTCTAAGTAAAAGAAATGATTTTATAAATTCATTAAAAATGATTGATGAAAGCATAAAGCTTTC encodes:
- a CDS encoding metallophosphoesterase, with the protein product MKVLFLLIAMITLFGNDIKDAIKNNDHKSLNELMLVNDQRFTERSDSLDYLMYAVYYGDSSSVDLILKAGADQNIQLSGKTPLMQAVKYKKDKALEALLKFNPNLLLEDKDKLTSLDYSVKYRNPKAVKLLYTIADRTEEIPSILDKISYKLNGTDGPYLFYENDTIKKITVNSENQINSELFDSEYIEIKRPDCDKFFKVNIQNKILIPETEYENIPRFIATSDIEGNFDAFTRILISSGVTDEDLNWIYGDGHFVFIGDMVDRGEYVTECLWLLYKLDYEARSAGGQVHYIIGNHELLNIEDDNRYVVDKYIALAEQLKITNSYLFSENTVIGRWIRSKNIVEKINDTILVHAGLSNEIKLLDLSMLKLNNLFRDYLSGKKSEITEQIVGSFGPLWYRGLVYDQSKYQKIDDTKLSEVLSYFNANYIMIGHTVVEKISTDFNNKVIRIDLHHPETVEEKVHYLKFNDNKFYNCSELNEEELLF